CTTTTAACTAACTCTTATATCAAAACCGATGACCTAGAGTTTAACAAAGCAGTAAACTGGGCAAAGTACTCTGCCTACACTATGGTGGTAGAGGAGTTTGGTAAGGGTATATGGGCAGGACTTCCATGGTTTAAAGATAACTGGGGAAGGGATACATTTATAGCTCTTCCCGGAACACTCCTAGTTTCTGGTAATTTTTCTGAAGCTAAGGAAGTTCTAAATAACTTTATTAAATTGCAAAATATTGGTAATCCACAATTAGTAATAGAGTTACAAAATATAGAAGTTTACTCTAACATTAAAAGGTTCCTTAAAACCCAAGGGTTAAAGATAAAAAGGAATGATAATAACTATACAGTACCACTAACAAAGGATTATATATTAGATAAAGCTAAAGCAAAAACAGTTCTAGACACCATAATAGAAGAGAATCATGGAGTAAGTGGAAGGTTTGAAATAGTAAAAGATGAATCCTATGGAAGGGTACCAAACAGGGTAACCTCGTTAGATAATATAATTTATAATACAACCGATGGCACACCATGGTTAATAAGAGAGATATATGAATATATTAGTTATACTGGAGACCTAGATTATGGTCGAGAGATATTTCCATTTATAATAACAGCAATGGATGGTGTAATTCAGAACTTTTTAGATAAAGACTCATTTATGACCCACGATGATGCAGATACCTGGATGGATGCAAGAATTAATAATGACAAACCTTGGTCAGCTAGAGGATCAAGGGCAGTAGAGATACAAGTTTTATGGTACTCCATGCTGCAGATATCATCCTATTTGGCTACTATAAATAATAGGGATGATTTAAGTCAAAAATGGCAGTTAATTGCAGATAGATTAAAATATAGTTTTAATGATAAGTTTTGGGATGAAGATAATAAAAGGATTGCTGATCGATTAAGAGAAGATGACACACCAGATTTTAAAGCAAGACCAAACCAATTAATGGCAATTTCTATCCCCTTAATATCCCCTATCATAGATAGTTTAAAAGAGGCATACATAGTAAAAAACAGTACAACTGATCTACTATATCAATATGGGATAGCATCACTTAGCGAGGATGAGGAGTACTTTCATCCATATCATGAGAACCTAAGATATAACCATAAGGATGCAGCCTATCACAATGGGGTTATTTGGGGCTGGAATGCAGGACTTATTGTTGAAGGTTTAACAAAATATGGATATAACGACCTTTCATATAGTCTAACAAAAAACCTTTCAAGACAGATATTAACAATGGGTACTTTAGGGTCCATGAGCGAAAACTTAAGTGTATACCCTGATAAACGTGGAAACTTAATATTGTCAGGAACTTATAGCCAAGCATGGAGTGTATCTGAGTTTTCCAGAAATGCTTATCAGAACTATATAGGTTTTAATCCCAGGTTAATAGATAATACAATTGAGTTTACCCCATCCTTCCCTAATATATGGAGCTTAATAGATGTAAAACTACCATTTGGAGTTGATGAATATATCTATATTAACGGAGTAAAAAAAGATGATATATGGGAATTTAAGTTAGACCTTATTTCTAATGACTCAAAAACCTTAATATGGGATGGGGCAAAGTTTGTAATAGAACCAGGAAAAACAGTATTTAACTGGAATCCTACAAAATCTTTAAGTAATAGATATAAAGAGATTATTGGACCCCTTAAGTTTAGAGAGATTAATCTAGAGAGGGAATTTCCTATGTATGAAAAAAAGAATAAACTTCAGGAAATTATAAATAAGGATGAATATAGATAAGAATAAATAAAATACTATTGTTACAGTTTTTTAATTTGTTGAAAAATAAAATTAGAGTATAATCTAATCATGGAATTGAAGAAATCACTTAAAACATACGACGTATTTAGTTTAGCAGCAGGAGCGATGATAAGTTCAGGACTGTTTATTTTACCCTCTGTAGCATATAAAGAGGCGGGAAGTTGGGCAATATTATCCTACTTTTTAGCAGGAATTTTAATGATACCAGCCCTAATATCCCAATTAGAGTTGGCAACAGCACTACCAAAGGCTGGAGGAACCTACTTTTATATAGAGAGAATATTAGGTAGCTCTTCTGGTATGGCAGCAGGCTTTGCAAACTGGTTTTCTATCGCTTTAAAAAGTGCTTTAGCACTAGTTGGTATTGGATTTTTTGCTAATCTAATATTTCCTAACCTAACCCCATTTCAGTTAAAACTTATTTCTGCAGGGGCATGTGTACTCTTCTCACTAATTAATATTTTCTCTGCAGAATCAGCAGGGCATAGTCAGGGTATCCTTGTAGTTGTTCTACTGATAATATTAACACAATTTGTATTAGTAGGTTATCGAGAGGCGGATTTAAACCTAATAGTTCAGGGAGCACAAGTCTTCGACTGGGGTAGCATAATATCAGTTACAGGGATGGTTTTTATATCCTATGGAGGTTTAACTAAAGTTGCCAGTGTTGCTGAAGAGGTAAAAGATCCCGGAAAGTCCCTTGTTAGGGGGAGTTTTATAGCCTTCTTAATTGTTCAATCCCTCTATGTTCTAATTGTTACAATAATAAGTGGAGTATTATCTGGAGAGGAGTTTTCATTATCCCTAGCCCCTCTATCCGATGCGGCACAAAAAATATTTACGAACCCAATTATTAAATGGACCGAGGTCATACTTCTCTCTCTAGCTGCAATAATTGCATTTATTACAACAGCAAATGCGGGAATAATGGCAGCTTCTAGAGTACCTTTAGCTATGAGTCGGGATAAAATGCTACCAAAGGTTATGGGTCGAGTATCTAAACGAGGAACCCCTGTAAACTCTATACTATTTACATCCATATTTATTCTTATACTTATCTTTGCCCTAGACCTAAAGGATCTAGCTAAAATTGCATCTCTATTTATGTTATTACTATTTATTTTGGTCAACATCTCTGTAATTGTAATTAGAAAAACAAATATGAGTAATTATAGACCTACTTTTAAATCCCCGTTTTTTCCCCTGTTACAAATTATAGGAGTTATTTTCTACACAGTTTTAATTCTAAATATGGGAATTAAACCAATAATTACAGCAATTATATTTCTTTTTGTATCCGTTTTATGGTACTACATCTTTGTTAATAAACATGTAAATAGAACTTCAGCTTTAGTCTACATGATAGAGAGAGTTGCAAAAAAAGAGATTTTAACTTCTATGGAGGATTTAGAAGAGGAACTTTTAGGGATTCTTTTAGAGAGGGATGAGGTTAAAGAGGATAGATTTAGTAATATAATAAGACAATCTATTGTTTTAGACTTTAATAAAGAGTTAAACAGAGATGAACTATTTAGTGAAATATCCAAGGAAGTATCTAAAAGATGGAGTATAGATGCTGATAAATTTATGAAAAAACTTAATATTAGGGAGAATGATTCTGAAACACTAGTATATCCAGGTGTTGCAGTTCCCCATGCTATTCCCCACGTTATTGTAGAGGGAGAAAACATTTTTGATATACTTCTAGTCAGGGATAAAAATGGAATAATTTGGAACGATGAAGGAACTATAGTACATACTGTTTTTTGCCTTATAGGAAGTAAGGATGAGAGGGATTTCCATTTAAAGGCTCTTATGTCTATAGCTCAAATATTACAAAGTCCAGGTTTTATAGAGGATTGGGAAAATGCCGAAACCCCAGAAGAGCTAAGAACAGTTATGTTATTAGCTAAACGGAGGTTTTTAGAAGTTTAAACCTTTGATAAAATATGCCCCGCTATTCTCTCTAATGACATGATAGAACAGTGGGCATCCCTTTTTATGGCCTCTTTTGGCATACCAAAAACAACACAACTAGCTTCATCCTGGGCTACGGTATATGAGCCAGCAGACTTCATCTCTAATAGACCCTCTGCTCCATCATCCCCCATTCCTGTCATTATAACACCTATAGCATTTTTACCTGCATATCTAGCAGTGGACCTAAAAAGAACATCTACAGATGGTCTATGTCTAGAGACTAGGGGGCCATCCTTAATTTCAACATAATAACGGCTACCACTTCTTTTAAGCAGTGTATGTTTATTACCAGGGGCTATAAGGGCAGTTCCCCGTAAAACCGAATCATTGTTTTCTGCTTCCTTTACCTGAATAACACAGGACTCATTTAACCTTTTAGCAAAAGCAGCTGTAAAATTCTCTGGCATATGCTGGACAATTACAACACCAGGAGTATCAATAGGCAGGGATTCTAAAAATATTTTAAGAGCAACAGTTCCACCAGTAGATGCTCCTACAACAATAAGTTTCTCTGTAGTATCTATAGAGTGGAAGTTAGTTGGTTTTGACATTATAACATCAGCACTTAGCTTAGGCTGAGCAACAATCTGCTTACTAACCTTTTTGGGACTACTTTGTGCCGCAGCTCTAATTGCATCACAGATAATATTTCTTGACTCTTCTAAAAATACCTTTGTCCCCATTTGGGGTTTTTTAATAATATCTACAGCTCCATATTCTAGGGCCCGTAAGGCGTTAGCTGAACCATCCTCACTCTTACTACTACAGATAATAACAGGTATTGGGTGCTGCAGCATTAGTTTCTTTAAAAAAGTTAACCCATCCATACGAGGCATCTCTATATCCAGAATAATAACATCTGGAACCATCTCTTTTAATTTTTTAGCAGCAATATATGGGTCTGCTGCTGTACACAGAAGGTTTATATCACTCTCCTTTGAAATAAGATCTGTAAGAGTACTTCTAACAACAGCAGAGTCATCAACAATCATAACATTTATACTACTCATTTATCACTTTCTCCTTTTTAACATAGATAGATGCTCCAACTCGTTTAAATGGAAGAGAACTATTAGGTAAATTTTCTGAATGACCTAAAAAGAGATAACCCTCTGGATGAAGATGGGTATATAGATTACTTAAAATTTTATTTTGAATTTCCTTATTAAAATATATCATAACATTTCTTAGGAAAATAATATGGTATAACTTTTTTATCTTGTATGAGTCAGTAATTAAATTTATATGTTTAAATAAAACCTTTTTTCTTAAATCCTTTTTAATCCGTATAGTTGGTTCATCCTTGTTTTTACTTAATAAACAGTATTTTTTCTTATAATTTAGTGGTATTGGCTCACTATCTGCTAGGGAGTAAACAGCATTCTGTCCCTCCGCCAATACTTTCTCAGATATATCTGTTGCTAATATTTTATAACTTTTATTTGGGTTTTCTTGAATAAACTCTTCTAAAAACATTGCCATGGTATAAGCTTCCTCCCCTGTAGAAGAAGCTGCAGACCATAACCTTATCTCACCCCTTGGTTCAAGATTTCCTATTTCCGGTAATACATGACTCTTTAAATAGTTAAAATGATCAACTTCTCTAAAAAAATCTGTTTTATTAGTAGTTATACACTCTATAAAACGGGGAATCTCCTCTTTTTGACCTAATGGACTAAAAAAATACTTTGCATACTCTTCATAAGTAGATATTTCTAGGGCTCTTAATCTTCTTAATAATCTGGATTCTACCATTATTTTCTTAGCATCAGGCATAGAGATTCCTATTTGTCCCTGTATATAGTCTCGAAACTTATAGAAAGTCTCTTTTTTCATACTTTTTGATTCTGAGCTAATTTCCAACTGATATTTCCTCAAAGTCTTGAACAACACGAACTAGTTGTTCTATATCAAAAACAAGGGCGACAGAACCATCACCTAATATAGCAGCACCTGAAATCTCCTTAATATGACGATACATAGAACCTAGAGATTTAATTACAGTTTGATTCCCTCCAATAACATTATCAACTAATAATCCAATTTGAGAGCTATTACTATTTACAATTACTATCTGTTCTATATCTCTTCTACGACCTTCTACTTCAAAAAATGTTCTTAGATCTATATATGGTACAAGTTTTTCCCTAAAAGTTATAACGTTCTTACCAGATTTATGGTCCTTGTTCTCTTCCTTAAGTTCCACACAAGCTTCCACAGTACTAAGGGGAATGACATAGGAATCCCCACCGATATTTACTAATAATCCTTCAATTATAGCAAGGGTTATAGGCAGTGTTAGTGTTATCCTTGTATATTTACCCTCTTCACTTGTTATTGCAACACTTCCTTTTAACTCTTCAATCTGTTTTTTTACAACATCAAGACCTACACCTCGTCCAGAAACGTTGGTAATACTAGCAGCAGTAGAGAAACCAGGAGCAAAAATAAGATTAAATAGATCATCATCTAATATCTCTTCACCATCCCGAATTAATCCTCGGGCTATCCCTTTAGATCTAATCTTCTCCCTATTTAATCCTCCACCATCATCTTGGATAACTATTTGTACCGAAGCCCCTGCATGTATAGCTGATAACTTAATTGTTCCTGTTTCATCCTTTCCATTAGCTTTACGAACTGTAGGACTCTCAATCCCATGGTCAATACAGTTTCTAATAATGTGAACTAATGGGTCATGTAACTGCTCAATAACATTTTTATCTAGCTCAGTTTCAGCACCCTCAGTAACAAGCTCAATTTTTTTACCTAACTCACTAGATAGATCCCTAACTAATCGTCTAAACCTAGAAAAGGTGGATCCAATAGGTAACATTCTCATACTCATAGAGTTATCCCGTAACTCCTCGGTTAAAAGACCAAATCTCTCAATTATAGAGATTAATTTACTGTCATTTGTATCATGACTAAGCTGTAACATCTGGGCATAAATAGTAACAATCTCCCCGACTAAATCGATTAAACTATCTAGTTTATTAGAGTTTATTCTAATGCTATCATTTGCTGGAGCTGCAGCCTCAATCTTCTTAGTTTTAGTTTTATTTATATAAGTTTGGGCTTTTAGAGCATTCTTTATCTCATGTTCAGACAACATGCTCTCTTTAACTAAGATTTCACCTAACTTATGTTGTTCCTTTAAAGCCTTATCTAACTCTTCTTTTTTTAAACTACCTCGTTTAACTAGGAGATCTCCAAGTTTTTCAGGTATTGGCTCTTCACTGTTTAGTTCCCACTCTTCTATTGTTACCTCAGAAGGGGCGTCTACAAAAATAAAGATATCGTGTATTTTATTAACACTTTTTTGTGTAGTAATATAAATTTCCCAATAGACATAACACTCTTCTGTATTAAGGTTTGATAATTTTGGTATTTTTTCATAATAAGGAATTACTAATCCATCACCTAATTCCAATACTTCGTGGACCATCATTAAGGGATTTGTGCCAGTAAAAAACATTTTTGGTTCAGGCTTAAAGATAACTCTATAAGTGATACTCTCTTTATTATCATCTGGGGAGATATAGTTTTCATTTAAGGCATTTTTGAAATCAACAAAAAAAGCCTCTTGATCATCTATTCTATACTCGGGATCATTTATCATTGAGAGTATAATATCCCTAGATCTAAGGGTATAATCGATAAACCCTTTACTAACCTTAATATCTCCCGATCTTACTGATTCTAAAATAGACTCTACCTCGTGGGTAAATTTAGATATTAGATCTAAACCAACCATACCAGCTGACCCCTTAACTGTATGCATTACTCTAAATACAGCAGAAATTAGATCTTCATCATCTGGAGATGATTCTAATTCTAAAAGAGAATCTTCTAAATGGCCTAGTAATTCTAATGCTTCTTCTTTAAATATTTTTATAAAGTTGTCATCTTCCATATACGCCTCTATATCCCATCCTCAATAAAACTTTGCAGTTCACTCCCATTACTTATTATATTAGGAGAAAAACAAATTTTATTTAGATCCTGGGAGAAGTTACTTTTAAACTCCCCAATAAATAAATAATCTTTTTTAATTCCTTTAACTCAGCAACAATACTAATTAGCAGTTGTAGTCCTGATATATCAATTTTTTCTACACTTGATAGATCTATTGTTATATCACCCTTAACGTCTAATTTTCTAAGTAGCTCATCTTTTATATCCTCAACATTGTGTATCTTTAAATCCTTATCTAGAATGATATTGCTACTCACCACTAGGAACCTCTGTTTTAGTTCTAATTATATGAAGGTCCTTAGTATTAAGGATTTTATTAATATTTAAGAGAATAATAAACTCTTCATCAACCTTTCCCATACCGTGTATAAACTCAGTATTTATCGGTATCCCTATTTTTGGAGCTGCTTCAATATCCTCAGGCTCTATTGTTAATACTTTTTGCACAGAGTCTGTATAAATTCCTATAGTTAATTTTCCATCACCACCATCTAAATCATCAACCTCTGTAACAATAATATTATTTCTAATACTACCAATACCATCATCCATCTTAAATTTTGACTTTAAATCCAGTACAGGGACAACACTACCCCTTAGATTTATTACCCCACACATAAACTCAGGCATTCTAGGGACTCTAGTTAGCTCAGTGGCCTCTAAAACTTCCCTAGTATTTACAATATTTATGCCGTACTTCTCTTTACCTAGAGTAAATGTTAAATATTGATTTAGGACAGCCACACTAATATCACTCATATATTTCTCCTAAAATTCCTCATAATCTTTATCTACTAAATCGTTATATACTGTATAGTTCTCATCATCATCTAAGGCTATATCTATCCCCTTATTAGGATTTTTCGGAGTGGGATGACTCTTAGGCTTTTCTGACTGACTGCTTTTTACAGGTTGTACATGTACTGGCTTATGCTCTACATGGGGAAGAACTTTTTTACTCCTATTTGTAGAGTGATTTAAATTATCCATTTTAAAGAAACTAATTGCATCCCTTAAAACCATAGATTGACTACTTAACTCTTCTGCCATAGATGAAGACTCTTCTGAAACAGCAGCGTTTTGCTGTATAACCTTATCTAGCTGCATAATAGCCTGATTAATCTGTTCTGCTCCGGCATTCTGTTCATTACTTGATGCACTAATCTCCTGAATTAACTCTGCTGTATGTTTAATATCCGGTATCATCTCCATTATTGTAGTTCCTGCATCCTCAGCAACCTTAACACTTCCACTGGCTAACTCATTTATCTCAGATGCGGCTAGTTGACTTCTCTCTGCTAACTTACCTACTTCTGATGCAACAACTGCAAACCCTTTACCATACTCTCCAGCTCTAGCTGCTTCTATTGAGGCATTTAATGCAAGTAAGTTAGTATTTCTAGCTATCTCTTCAATAACTCCAATTTTTTTGGCAATATCTTTCATTGCCTCAACAGTTCTATTTACAGCTTCACCACCATTTTCTGCATCAATGGCAGATTTTCTTGCAATCTTTTCTGTCTGGTTAGAGTTATCTGCATTTCTTTTTATATTAGAAACCATCTCTTCCATGGATGAGGAGATCTCCTCAATTGATGAAGCTTGTTCAGCAGCTCCTTGAGACATCTGTTGGGCCGTATCACTTAATTGACCACTACCGGAGGCAACATTATCCGAACTAGACCTTACACTTGTAACAACTTCCTGAAGCTTATCTACCATACCGTAAAGAGAGTTATGAACACCAACTAAAGGTTTATCTGTATTAAACTTAATCATAAGATCTCCCCCCTCGATAGAAGTTGCAATATCTGCGATTTCCGAAGGATCTACACCTAACTGTTTTAAGATACTAGAAGTAATAAATAGAGCTAATAAAATACCAATTAGTACAGCTAAAGCAGATGTACCAATTACAATAGTTATATAAACTGTGTTTTGACTCTGAAGGTTAGCTCCTAAAGCCTCTTGTTCATTTTTAACAGATAACTTAATCTCTTCAATATTATCAGCAATCAATGGGCCTAATACATTTAATTTATTATCAATAAGTTTATTTCTATCAATTATTATTGAGTAAACTTCCTTAAAACCATCCCAATATATGCTGTGTAACGAGTCTACCTCTTTTAATAGATTTATTAAGCTTCTATCCTCTATCATACCTAGTAATGAATCAAAACTCTCATCTAATAACTTCATCTCAGAATCTAGCATATCAGAGTATATTTTTTGGTTATCTTCTAAATATTTAGCAACAAAGAGCCGTCCTAATAACAGATGTCTTAATGCTATTCCAGCTTCATAGGAGACTTCATTGTTATTAGCATCATTAGCATAAACCATTATTTCTGCCAATTTATTCTCCATTGTTGTTCCGTTAATACCTAAGTTGTTATCTACAATCTTATCCCTCTGGCCCATAAATGTTACAACTTGTTCAAAGGATGTTGAGTATTCTTCTATCTCATTTTTAGATTTTAATACAAGAGCAGCCCTCTCTGGATTTTGTATCTCATTTTCTGCTTCTACTATAAAGCCATCAACTAGATCCATATACTCTTGATAATTATCAACATAAACATCCGTACCATCCTTTAGATAGTTTAAAACATTAATACGAACCATTAACATATTTGCTTGTAACCTACCAGATAGATTTGTATCATTTGCCAAACCTTCATACTTAGTAAAACCATTGGAGGCACCATTTAAAGCTATAAATGCAACAATACTTACAATTAATAGGAGTAATATAACTGAACCAAACCCCATTAAAACTTTTGCTCTTAATTTCATTTCTATCTCCATTTATTTTTATAATAATTAAAGTATTATTTAACAGGTTATTGGATACAAGGAAAATTTTTATAAATAATGGATAAATTATAAAAAAGTAGAGATAGCTATATTACAATTGTATAAAGTTTAATTTTAGTAGAAAATTAGATAAGGAAATATTTCAAATAGGATATAAAATGGCATTAGTTGATCTATTAAACAAAAAAGTAATAAAAGTTCCCTTAAAATCAAAGAATAAAAGTGATGTTCTTTTAGAATTAACAACAATCTTAGCAAAAGCTGGGAAATTTAAGGACATAAAAAGCGTAGTTAAGGCATTAGTTGAACGGGAAAACATTGGTAGTACAGGTCTTGGTTCAGGGATTGCAATACCCCACGCAAAAACAGAACTTGTAGATGAGTTAACAGTTGCAGTGGGAATTAGCCCTAAGGGTATAGAGTTTAATGCCATAGATGGAGAGTTATCAACTATTTTCTTCCTTATTTTAGCACCACCTGATCAGTCTGTACAACATGTAAAGACTCTTTCGGAGATAGCAAATATTGTGAAAGATTACTCCTTTTGTGAAAGTCTATTAGAAGCTAAAAAACCAAATACTGTATTAGATATTTTTAAGAATACTATTTAACTAATTTATTCCATAAAAGTGTTGCATAATATATTGGCATATGGTCATTTATATTAATAGTTGTATCACTTTTTAACTTAGTTAGGTAATCCTTCCATTCTAAGATACTTGTTTTTATATGATCCGTTAACTCTATGGTGGAGGAGAGGTTTTCCCTCTCCTTTCTGTGATATTTAATAACTTTTTTAGCAATTTTAGCCTGTTCTAATGGAGTAAGATTTGGTCTCTCTTTTACAAATTCCATATCATTATTTATATATACAAGATCTCCCATATCTTTAAATTCGAATTTTATTTTAGGAAGGTTAGGAGGTAATGAGACTATAGGATCGTATCTATTTTCTACCCTCCATATAAGCCTATCCTTTGTAAGATTAACAAAGTCTTTATCCCCGACCCTAGGAGCTCCAAACATAACTAGACTATGGGCTTTATTAAAAAGAGTGAAACAGAGTGCAGCTAAAGCCCCTCCTAAACTGTGACCAGTAATCCATATTGGTCTTTTTTTATTCTCTTTATATATAGCTTTAAGATATTCAAATAGACCATTCTCCCCTTCCCAAATCTCATATAAAGCTTTAAGAAAACCGTTATGAACTTTTCCTCCAAGTTTAAAATCAGTAGGTTTAGCATTAAGGTCTGTCCATAACTCATGGATTGCTGATAGCGACTTTAACTCAGTTCCACGAAA
Above is a genomic segment from Thiospirochaeta perfilievii containing:
- a CDS encoding amylo-alpha-1,6-glucosidase, whose amino-acid sequence is MKIYLPAIIILIALSLFNCTSIPNPDTKMEFTMEDIQMKERIENQEITNFFTNMGIKVNNREKAQFIVGDNIDGYYEGYTNSYVQGNGYLMGSRTIYKNFKSFINGVFLDRKSQTISQTVLPYGTIIELNNNIKEEFALHSKTRSLSMAVNTETLGLLGVYPIINGDFKDYEYINNNKELYLKDGNSIIVFTANQPYKFKDGLFTSINKTDNFILYMAFADSEVEAQKKAKELREIEAHSYEKKKIYNLLTNSYIKTDDLEFNKAVNWAKYSAYTMVVEEFGKGIWAGLPWFKDNWGRDTFIALPGTLLVSGNFSEAKEVLNNFIKLQNIGNPQLVIELQNIEVYSNIKRFLKTQGLKIKRNDNNYTVPLTKDYILDKAKAKTVLDTIIEENHGVSGRFEIVKDESYGRVPNRVTSLDNIIYNTTDGTPWLIREIYEYISYTGDLDYGREIFPFIITAMDGVIQNFLDKDSFMTHDDADTWMDARINNDKPWSARGSRAVEIQVLWYSMLQISSYLATINNRDDLSQKWQLIADRLKYSFNDKFWDEDNKRIADRLREDDTPDFKARPNQLMAISIPLISPIIDSLKEAYIVKNSTTDLLYQYGIASLSEDEEYFHPYHENLRYNHKDAAYHNGVIWGWNAGLIVEGLTKYGYNDLSYSLTKNLSRQILTMGTLGSMSENLSVYPDKRGNLILSGTYSQAWSVSEFSRNAYQNYIGFNPRLIDNTIEFTPSFPNIWSLIDVKLPFGVDEYIYINGVKKDDIWEFKLDLISNDSKTLIWDGAKFVIEPGKTVFNWNPTKSLSNRYKEIIGPLKFREINLEREFPMYEKKNKLQEIINKDEYR
- a CDS encoding amino acid permease yields the protein MELKKSLKTYDVFSLAAGAMISSGLFILPSVAYKEAGSWAILSYFLAGILMIPALISQLELATALPKAGGTYFYIERILGSSSGMAAGFANWFSIALKSALALVGIGFFANLIFPNLTPFQLKLISAGACVLFSLINIFSAESAGHSQGILVVVLLIILTQFVLVGYREADLNLIVQGAQVFDWGSIISVTGMVFISYGGLTKVASVAEEVKDPGKSLVRGSFIAFLIVQSLYVLIVTIISGVLSGEEFSLSLAPLSDAAQKIFTNPIIKWTEVILLSLAAIIAFITTANAGIMAASRVPLAMSRDKMLPKVMGRVSKRGTPVNSILFTSIFILILIFALDLKDLAKIASLFMLLLFILVNISVIVIRKTNMSNYRPTFKSPFFPLLQIIGVIFYTVLILNMGIKPIITAIIFLFVSVLWYYIFVNKHVNRTSALVYMIERVAKKEILTSMEDLEEELLGILLERDEVKEDRFSNIIRQSIVLDFNKELNRDELFSEISKEVSKRWSIDADKFMKKLNIRENDSETLVYPGVAVPHAIPHVIVEGENIFDILLVRDKNGIIWNDEGTIVHTVFCLIGSKDERDFHLKALMSIAQILQSPGFIEDWENAETPEELRTVMLLAKRRFLEV
- a CDS encoding protein-glutamate methylesterase/protein-glutamine glutaminase; translation: MSSINVMIVDDSAVVRSTLTDLISKESDINLLCTAADPYIAAKKLKEMVPDVIILDIEMPRMDGLTFLKKLMLQHPIPVIICSSKSEDGSANALRALEYGAVDIIKKPQMGTKVFLEESRNIICDAIRAAAQSSPKKVSKQIVAQPKLSADVIMSKPTNFHSIDTTEKLIVVGASTGGTVALKIFLESLPIDTPGVVIVQHMPENFTAAFAKRLNESCVIQVKEAENNDSVLRGTALIAPGNKHTLLKRSGSRYYVEIKDGPLVSRHRPSVDVLFRSTARYAGKNAIGVIMTGMGDDGAEGLLEMKSAGSYTVAQDEASCVVFGMPKEAIKRDAHCSIMSLERIAGHILSKV
- a CDS encoding CheR family methyltransferase, which produces MEISSESKSMKKETFYKFRDYIQGQIGISMPDAKKIMVESRLLRRLRALEISTYEEYAKYFFSPLGQKEEIPRFIECITTNKTDFFREVDHFNYLKSHVLPEIGNLEPRGEIRLWSAASSTGEEAYTMAMFLEEFIQENPNKSYKILATDISEKVLAEGQNAVYSLADSEPIPLNYKKKYCLLSKNKDEPTIRIKKDLRKKVLFKHINLITDSYKIKKLYHIIFLRNVMIYFNKEIQNKILSNLYTHLHPEGYLFLGHSENLPNSSLPFKRVGASIYVKKEKVINE
- a CDS encoding chemotaxis protein CheA, with translation MEDDNFIKIFKEEALELLGHLEDSLLELESSPDDEDLISAVFRVMHTVKGSAGMVGLDLISKFTHEVESILESVRSGDIKVSKGFIDYTLRSRDIILSMINDPEYRIDDQEAFFVDFKNALNENYISPDDNKESITYRVIFKPEPKMFFTGTNPLMMVHEVLELGDGLVIPYYEKIPKLSNLNTEECYVYWEIYITTQKSVNKIHDIFIFVDAPSEVTIEEWELNSEEPIPEKLGDLLVKRGSLKKEELDKALKEQHKLGEILVKESMLSEHEIKNALKAQTYINKTKTKKIEAAAPANDSIRINSNKLDSLIDLVGEIVTIYAQMLQLSHDTNDSKLISIIERFGLLTEELRDNSMSMRMLPIGSTFSRFRRLVRDLSSELGKKIELVTEGAETELDKNVIEQLHDPLVHIIRNCIDHGIESPTVRKANGKDETGTIKLSAIHAGASVQIVIQDDGGGLNREKIRSKGIARGLIRDGEEILDDDLFNLIFAPGFSTAASITNVSGRGVGLDVVKKQIEELKGSVAITSEEGKYTRITLTLPITLAIIEGLLVNIGGDSYVIPLSTVEACVELKEENKDHKSGKNVITFREKLVPYIDLRTFFEVEGRRRDIEQIVIVNSNSSQIGLLVDNVIGGNQTVIKSLGSMYRHIKEISGAAILGDGSVALVFDIEQLVRVVQDFEEISVGN
- a CDS encoding STAS domain-containing protein, which produces MVSSNIILDKDLKIHNVEDIKDELLRKLDVKGDITIDLSSVEKIDISGLQLLISIVAELKELKKIIYLLGSLKVTSPRI
- a CDS encoding chemotaxis protein CheW; the encoded protein is MSDISVAVLNQYLTFTLGKEKYGINIVNTREVLEATELTRVPRMPEFMCGVINLRGSVVPVLDLKSKFKMDDGIGSIRNNIIVTEVDDLDGGDGKLTIGIYTDSVQKVLTIEPEDIEAAPKIGIPINTEFIHGMGKVDEEFIILLNINKILNTKDLHIIRTKTEVPSGE